The following proteins come from a genomic window of Gordonia westfalica:
- a CDS encoding type II toxin-antitoxin system Rv0910 family toxin, protein MAKTSDSIEVELSPEDTWAAASDLSRYSEWLLIHETWRSPIPTSEDLRKGTAIASIVKVKGTRIRFDWVIEKFDPVSHVRLKGSGKGGVKAKLDLGITPTSRGSEVTFTVDLGGLPLIGPVGKTAALALSGDLRKSLQQFREVFG, encoded by the coding sequence ATGGCGAAGACGAGTGACTCCATCGAGGTTGAACTGTCTCCGGAAGATACCTGGGCCGCTGCGTCGGACCTGTCGCGGTACTCCGAGTGGTTGCTGATACACGAGACCTGGCGCAGTCCGATCCCCACCTCCGAAGACCTCCGCAAGGGCACCGCGATCGCCTCGATCGTGAAGGTCAAGGGCACCCGGATCCGCTTCGACTGGGTCATCGAGAAGTTCGACCCGGTCTCGCACGTACGTCTCAAAGGAAGCGGCAAAGGCGGCGTGAAAGCGAAGCTCGATCTGGGCATCACTCCCACTTCTCGCGGATCGGAAGTAACCTTCACTGTTGATCTGGGTGGGTTGCCGCTGATCGGGCCCGTGGGGAAGACCGCGGCCCTGGCGCTATCGGGGGATCTGCGAAAGTCGCTTCAGCAATTCCGCGAGGTCTTCGGCTGA
- a CDS encoding DNA-3-methyladenine glycosylase, whose product MESLVFAMIPEPSVRTSGAPAPVAEQARRLLGTHLTGHGVTVQLTEVEAYAGPDDPASHAYTRTARSEIMYGPPGRLYVYRIHGHHCANIVVRGPGPAAAVLLRAGEVIDGIELARARRGAARVTSVPDHRLASGPGNLCRALGITMADLGTDLADPDMPVILDTSGRGSRKTLPVAAGPRVGVRRAADLAWRFFFDGDPTVSGYRRHPRAGG is encoded by the coding sequence ATGGAGTCACTCGTCTTCGCCATGATCCCAGAGCCTAGTGTCCGAACGTCCGGCGCTCCCGCACCGGTGGCCGAACAGGCCCGCCGGCTGCTCGGCACGCATCTGACCGGTCACGGCGTGACTGTCCAGCTCACCGAGGTGGAGGCCTATGCGGGCCCCGACGATCCGGCGTCGCATGCGTACACGCGGACCGCCCGGTCGGAGATCATGTACGGCCCGCCCGGCCGGCTGTACGTCTACCGCATCCACGGCCATCACTGCGCCAACATCGTCGTGCGCGGGCCTGGCCCCGCGGCGGCGGTCCTGCTACGGGCCGGCGAGGTGATCGACGGCATCGAGCTGGCACGAGCCCGGCGCGGTGCCGCACGCGTCACGTCGGTACCCGACCATCGCCTCGCGAGTGGGCCGGGAAATCTCTGCCGCGCGCTCGGCATCACCATGGCCGACCTCGGCACCGATCTCGCCGATCCGGACATGCCTGTGATACTGGACACATCTGGGCGCGGATCGCGCAAAACGCTACCGGTGGCCGCCGGCCCGCGCGTCGGCGTACGACGCGCGGCCGACCTGGCATGGCGGTTCTTCTTCGACGGCGACCCGACCGTGTCGGGGTATCGGCGTCACCCGCGCGCCGGCGGGTGA
- a CDS encoding antitoxin, whose amino-acid sequence MDLKGLVNKARDTLRKNPNLIEKGGDAIDKATGNKYAGQVDKAQDAVRKAVGAQNKAPENKAPENKAPGNEPGAPQQ is encoded by the coding sequence ATGGATCTCAAGGGACTCGTCAACAAGGCGCGCGACACGCTGCGCAAGAACCCAAACCTGATCGAGAAGGGCGGCGACGCCATCGACAAGGCCACCGGCAACAAGTACGCCGGCCAGGTCGACAAGGCCCAGGACGCCGTCCGCAAGGCCGTCGGTGCCCAGAACAAGGCGCCCGAGAACAAGGCGCCCGAGAACAAGGCGCCCGGAAACGAGCCCGGCGCCCCGCAGCAGTAG
- a CDS encoding HAD-IC family P-type ATPase — translation MSTTAETFEPGLTAAEVAQRVAEGKVNAMPDRSGRSVADIVRANVFTRINAILGILFAIVAFTGSLINGLFGLLIIANSGIGIIQEVRAKRTLDKLAIVGQTRPRVRRDGEVIEVTPDEVVLDDIIEIGAGDQIVVDGEIIEATALDVDESLLTGEADPIDKDPGAQVMSGSFVVAGGGAYRATKVGADAYAAQLAAEASKFTLVSSELRSGIDQILRVITWLLIPAGILTIVNQLFISENGLKQALLGMVAALVPMVPEGLVLMTSIAFAVGVVRLGQRQCLVNELPAIEGLARVNVVCADKTGTLTENGMRLSELRMVGDVPADRAGEVLAALAAHDPRPNASMIAVAEAYPTPPSWKVSAIKPFTSATKWSGMSFDDAGTDAGNWLIGAPDVLLDPDGETAQLASDIGATGLRVLLLARTDVPVDTEPTAGAIAPGTVTPVGLVVLEQRVRPDARGTIDYFEQQNVAVKVISGDNARSVGAVAESLGLGSAETSVDARKLPEETDELADVVEHGVTFGRVRPDQKRAMVKALQSRDNTVAMTGDGVNDVLALKDADIGVAMGSGSSAARSVAQIVLLDNKFATLPYVVGEGRRVIGNIERVSNLFLTKTVYAVLLALFVGVGGVLGKLFDSDPLSYPFQPIHVTISAWFTIGIPAFVLSLAPNNERARRGFVRRVLLTAVPNGIIVGLCTFVTYVIVNPGGAGVEVGGDAVDLSPAQTQAATASLMTLIAIAVYVLAVVARPYNWWKVILLAVSAGAYVLIFAWPFTQDLFHLDSSNWTMNSVALTSAAVGIVLVEAVSRIVPRWIATHNPAGTHSADVEVAAA, via the coding sequence GTGAGCACCACGGCGGAGACGTTCGAGCCCGGTCTGACCGCGGCAGAGGTGGCCCAGCGGGTCGCCGAGGGCAAGGTCAACGCGATGCCCGACCGCTCCGGGCGTTCCGTCGCGGACATCGTGCGCGCCAACGTCTTCACACGCATCAACGCGATCCTCGGGATCCTGTTCGCCATCGTCGCGTTCACCGGATCGCTGATCAACGGCCTGTTCGGTCTCCTCATCATCGCCAACTCGGGCATCGGCATCATCCAGGAGGTGCGCGCCAAGCGCACCCTCGACAAGCTCGCCATCGTCGGGCAGACCCGGCCCCGGGTGCGGCGCGACGGCGAGGTCATCGAGGTGACGCCCGACGAGGTGGTCCTCGACGACATCATCGAGATCGGCGCCGGCGACCAGATCGTCGTCGACGGCGAGATCATCGAGGCCACCGCGCTCGACGTCGACGAGTCGCTGCTCACCGGTGAGGCCGATCCGATCGACAAGGATCCCGGCGCCCAGGTCATGTCCGGGAGCTTCGTCGTCGCCGGCGGCGGCGCCTACCGGGCGACCAAGGTCGGGGCCGACGCGTACGCCGCGCAGCTCGCGGCCGAGGCGTCGAAGTTCACCCTCGTCTCCTCCGAACTCCGCTCGGGGATCGATCAGATCCTCCGGGTGATCACCTGGCTGCTGATCCCCGCAGGCATCCTGACCATCGTCAACCAGCTGTTCATCAGCGAGAACGGGCTCAAGCAGGCGCTCCTGGGCATGGTCGCCGCTCTCGTGCCGATGGTGCCCGAGGGCCTGGTGCTGATGACGTCGATCGCCTTCGCCGTCGGTGTCGTGCGGCTCGGTCAGCGGCAGTGCCTGGTCAACGAGCTCCCGGCCATCGAGGGGCTCGCCCGCGTCAACGTGGTGTGCGCCGACAAGACCGGCACGCTCACCGAGAACGGCATGCGCCTGTCCGAACTGCGGATGGTCGGCGACGTGCCGGCGGACCGGGCCGGTGAGGTTCTCGCCGCACTGGCCGCACACGACCCGCGACCCAACGCCAGCATGATCGCCGTCGCCGAGGCTTACCCGACCCCGCCGTCGTGGAAGGTGTCGGCGATCAAGCCGTTCACCTCGGCCACCAAGTGGAGCGGGATGTCGTTCGACGACGCCGGCACCGACGCGGGCAACTGGCTGATCGGCGCGCCCGACGTGCTGCTCGACCCGGACGGCGAGACCGCACAACTCGCTTCCGACATCGGCGCCACCGGACTGCGCGTGCTGCTGCTCGCACGCACCGACGTCCCCGTCGACACCGAACCCACCGCCGGCGCGATCGCCCCCGGCACCGTGACCCCGGTCGGGCTCGTCGTGCTCGAGCAGCGGGTCCGTCCCGACGCCCGCGGCACGATCGACTACTTCGAACAGCAGAACGTCGCGGTCAAGGTGATCTCCGGCGACAACGCCCGCTCGGTCGGTGCCGTCGCCGAATCGCTCGGACTCGGCTCGGCCGAGACCTCGGTCGACGCACGCAAACTGCCCGAGGAAACCGACGAGCTGGCCGACGTCGTCGAACACGGCGTCACCTTCGGTCGTGTCCGGCCCGATCAGAAACGCGCCATGGTCAAGGCCCTGCAGTCGAGGGACAACACGGTCGCGATGACCGGCGACGGCGTCAACGACGTGCTCGCGCTGAAGGACGCCGACATCGGTGTCGCGATGGGTTCGGGCAGTTCAGCCGCCCGGTCGGTGGCCCAGATCGTGTTGCTGGACAACAAGTTCGCCACCCTGCCGTACGTCGTGGGCGAGGGCCGCCGTGTCATCGGCAACATCGAACGCGTGTCCAACCTGTTCCTCACCAAGACGGTGTACGCGGTGCTCCTGGCGCTGTTCGTGGGCGTGGGCGGCGTGCTGGGCAAGCTGTTCGACTCCGACCCGCTGAGCTATCCGTTCCAGCCGATCCACGTGACGATCTCCGCGTGGTTCACCATCGGCATCCCCGCCTTCGTGTTGTCGCTGGCACCCAACAACGAACGCGCCCGACGCGGCTTCGTCCGTCGTGTGCTGCTGACCGCGGTGCCCAACGGCATCATCGTCGGCCTCTGCACCTTCGTCACCTACGTGATCGTCAATCCGGGTGGGGCGGGTGTGGAGGTCGGCGGCGACGCCGTCGACCTGTCGCCGGCGCAGACGCAGGCCGCCACCGCGTCGCTGATGACGCTCATCGCGATCGCGGTCTACGTCCTCGCGGTGGTCGCCCGGCCCTACAACTGGTGGAAGGTGATCCTGCTCGCCGTGTCGGCCGGCGCCTACGTGCTGATCTTCGCGTGGCCGTTCACCCAGGACCTCTTCCACCTCGACTCGTCGAACTGGACGATGAACTCGGTGGCGCTCACCTCGGCAGCCGTCGGAATCGTGCTCGTGGAGGCGGTTTCGCGGATCGTGCCGCGATGGATCGCGACCCACAACCCGGCCGGGACGCACTCCGCCGACGTCGAGGTGGCAGCCGCGTGA
- a CDS encoding MBL fold metallo-hydrolase: MDVTSNPGETGPDATSRVLGRVTSAGVMMADAVAERLAAGGLGPARALGATREEILPHVRNSPNLRDGVFDNPEPPQGSIAPDRQVIADMARRPGRPRRPVMLTVPTFDSPSGLAVTWLGHATAIVDIDGARIITDPVLSRRCSPSQLVGPARMHAAPLSARRLPPIDVVVISHDHYDHLDMDTVTTIAATQPDAVFVTTIGVAAHLMSWGIAEDRIRQADWWDEVVVGTRGGELRFTCGPARHFSGRRLARNLTQWGSWSIAGHTHRVFFSGDTGHTERFSDVGARLGPFDLTLIAVGAYDVMWPDIHVDPEEALSVHRMVSPGSGADSVLIPIHWGTFNLARHPWGEPIARLQAASHHGDPTVLVPQPGGSIDLEHRTGTGVAHPSWWEVSA; this comes from the coding sequence GTGGACGTGACCTCGAACCCCGGAGAAACCGGCCCCGACGCGACCTCGCGGGTCCTCGGGCGGGTGACGTCGGCGGGGGTGATGATGGCCGACGCGGTGGCCGAACGGCTTGCCGCCGGTGGTCTCGGCCCGGCCCGCGCACTCGGCGCGACCCGCGAGGAGATCCTGCCCCACGTGCGCAACTCGCCGAACCTGCGCGACGGGGTCTTCGACAACCCCGAACCGCCCCAGGGTTCCATCGCCCCGGATCGGCAGGTGATCGCCGACATGGCGCGCCGCCCGGGACGGCCGCGGCGGCCGGTGATGCTCACCGTCCCGACGTTCGACTCCCCGTCGGGCCTGGCGGTCACCTGGCTCGGTCATGCCACCGCGATCGTCGACATCGACGGCGCGCGCATCATCACCGACCCCGTCCTGAGCCGCCGGTGTTCGCCGAGTCAGCTCGTCGGTCCGGCACGCATGCACGCGGCCCCGTTGTCCGCGCGCCGGCTGCCCCCGATCGACGTCGTGGTCATCAGCCACGACCACTACGACCATCTCGACATGGACACGGTGACCACCATCGCGGCGACCCAGCCGGATGCCGTGTTCGTGACGACCATCGGCGTCGCCGCGCATCTGATGTCCTGGGGGATCGCCGAAGACCGTATCCGGCAGGCGGATTGGTGGGACGAGGTCGTCGTCGGCACACGTGGCGGAGAGCTGCGGTTCACCTGCGGTCCGGCACGCCACTTCTCCGGTCGCCGGCTGGCGCGCAATCTCACGCAGTGGGGGAGCTGGTCGATCGCCGGGCACACCCACCGCGTCTTCTTCTCCGGGGACACGGGCCACACCGAGCGATTCTCCGACGTCGGCGCGCGGCTCGGTCCCTTCGACCTGACGCTCATCGCCGTCGGCGCCTACGACGTGATGTGGCCCGACATCCACGTCGACCCGGAGGAGGCGCTGTCGGTGCATCGGATGGTCTCGCCGGGTTCGGGAGCCGATTCGGTTCTGATCCCGATCCATTGGGGCACCTTCAATCTCGCCCGACACCCATGGGGTGAACCGATCGCCCGGCTGCAAGCCGCCTCACATCACGGCGACCCGACTGTGCTGGTGCCGCAGCCCGGTGGTTCGATCGACCTCGAACACCGCACCGGAACCGGTGTGGCGCATCCGAGTTGGTGGGAGGTTTCGGCGTGA
- a CDS encoding TetR/AcrR family transcriptional regulator, with amino-acid sequence MRRRMLAKGLTVVPRMSVEQRRSALIESAYRVIADHGVEGATTRRICAHAGMPLASFHYAFESRTALLCAVMEQAVPVDIERMLHTVLPAADYGSTPTLEAIRDNMERQFHAFYDLLKADPGRMQATIALGIYAHNHPELQQVGRDMYEQLYRVASTGLRAVSDHAPVTFSRPVEELGPFIIAATNSITLIYLSTGDDKVVDSIITAVADQLITYVLFD; translated from the coding sequence ATGCGCAGGCGCATGCTGGCCAAGGGGTTGACCGTCGTGCCACGGATGTCCGTCGAACAGCGTCGAAGCGCTCTCATCGAGTCGGCCTACCGGGTGATCGCCGACCACGGCGTGGAGGGTGCCACCACCCGCCGGATCTGCGCCCACGCCGGAATGCCGCTCGCGAGTTTCCATTACGCGTTCGAGAGCCGGACGGCGCTCTTGTGCGCCGTGATGGAGCAGGCCGTCCCCGTCGACATAGAGCGGATGCTCCACACCGTGTTGCCCGCCGCCGACTACGGATCGACGCCGACCCTCGAGGCCATCCGGGACAACATGGAGCGGCAGTTCCACGCGTTCTACGACCTGCTGAAGGCCGACCCGGGCCGGATGCAGGCGACGATCGCGCTGGGCATCTACGCCCACAACCACCCGGAACTGCAGCAGGTCGGCCGGGACATGTACGAGCAGCTCTACCGGGTCGCGTCCACGGGGCTTCGGGCCGTGTCCGACCACGCGCCGGTGACCTTCAGCCGCCCGGTGGAAGAGCTCGGCCCGTTCATCATCGCGGCGACCAACTCGATCACGCTGATCTACCTGAGCACCGGCGACGACAAGGTGGTCGACTCGATCATCACCGCCGTCGCCGACCAGCTCATCACCTATGTCCTCTTCGACTGA
- a CDS encoding alanine racemase translates to MSSSTDGPAGRSSADGVGGLWAEDPERYWASIDQAVSEAGLDAPVLALDRTALEHNAADLLRRSAGVPIRVASKSLRVRSVITDLATRRGFHGVLAYDLAEAHWLAATTEITDILVGYPSVRREALAAFVTDEVATSRVSLLVDSVEQLDVVDAVAPPASRRPIRVAIDLDASYRLLGGLVHIGVRRSPAHSRHDVLDLARTIVARNGFDLVGVMSYEAQVAGVADAVPGRAVVNRAIGVMQRRSMAELRRRRGRIIGELRQLADLEFVNGGGTGSLEETARDRSVTDIAAGSGLFGGHLFDGYRRFRPAPALSFGLDVVRRPASGIVTCAGGGWIASGPPSPDRLPKPVWPSGFGFVGTEAAGEVQTPLRGAAATRIAVGDRVWFRHTKSGEVCERARHVAIIDRDDTGRAVVGEVVPTYRGEGKCFL, encoded by the coding sequence ATGTCCTCTTCGACTGACGGTCCGGCCGGCAGATCCTCGGCGGACGGGGTCGGCGGCCTGTGGGCGGAGGATCCCGAGCGGTACTGGGCGTCGATCGACCAGGCGGTCTCCGAGGCGGGGCTCGATGCCCCGGTCCTCGCCCTCGATCGCACCGCGCTCGAACACAATGCCGCAGATCTGTTGCGCCGCTCCGCCGGTGTCCCCATCCGGGTCGCCAGCAAGTCCCTCCGGGTGCGTTCGGTGATCACCGACCTCGCCACCCGTCGCGGCTTCCACGGCGTACTCGCCTACGACCTCGCCGAGGCGCACTGGCTGGCGGCGACGACGGAGATCACCGACATCCTGGTCGGTTATCCGAGTGTGCGCCGAGAAGCACTGGCCGCGTTCGTGACCGACGAGGTGGCGACCAGCCGGGTGAGCCTGCTCGTCGACTCGGTCGAGCAGCTCGACGTCGTCGATGCCGTCGCGCCGCCCGCGTCACGACGGCCGATCCGGGTGGCCATCGACCTCGACGCGTCGTACCGGCTACTCGGCGGCCTCGTACACATCGGGGTCCGGCGTTCCCCGGCGCATTCCCGGCACGACGTCCTCGATCTCGCCCGGACCATCGTCGCGCGGAACGGATTCGATCTGGTCGGCGTGATGTCGTACGAGGCGCAGGTCGCCGGTGTCGCCGACGCCGTCCCGGGCAGGGCCGTCGTCAACCGGGCGATCGGGGTGATGCAGCGCCGGTCGATGGCCGAACTGCGCCGCCGGCGCGGGAGGATCATCGGCGAGCTGCGGCAGCTCGCCGACCTGGAGTTCGTCAACGGCGGCGGCACCGGCTCGCTCGAGGAGACCGCCCGCGACCGATCGGTCACCGACATCGCCGCGGGCAGCGGACTTTTCGGTGGTCATCTCTTCGACGGCTACCGCCGGTTCCGGCCTGCACCCGCGTTGTCGTTCGGCCTCGACGTCGTCCGGCGTCCGGCGTCCGGCATCGTCACCTGCGCCGGCGGCGGTTGGATCGCCTCCGGACCGCCCTCACCCGATCGCCTCCCGAAACCGGTGTGGCCGAGCGGATTCGGGTTCGTCGGCACCGAGGCAGCCGGCGAGGTCCAGACCCCGCTCCGGGGCGCGGCGGCCACGAGGATCGCCGTCGGCGACCGGGTGTGGTTCCGGCACACCAAGTCCGGCGAGGTCTGCGAACGGGCGCGACACGTCGCGATCATCGACCGCGACGACACCGGCCGGGCGGTGGTGGGTGAGGTCGTGCCGACCTACCGAGGCGAAGGGAAATGCTTTCTGTGA
- a CDS encoding D-arabinono-1,4-lactone oxidase, with protein sequence MLSVSGTSTATGHTWRNWGGTASCTPGRVVRPTSVDAIAGIVRETAERGGTVKTVGAGHSFSPIAVADDVQLELSGLRGLAGVDGRRVTLHAGTHLHEIPSLLAPRGLAMANLGDVDRQTIAGATSTGTHGTGLAFGGISTQIAGVTLVDGTGEIVTVGPDDPDLPAVALGLGALGVLVEITLDCVDNFRLHAVEGPSSADDAVAGFLDRVADADHHEFYIFPHTNCALVKTNTRLSTDAPITGPTRFRRYVDDELLSNKVFRVLCEIGVRVPRLVPAINAVAGRTLSARELTDTSTKIFVSDRDVRFREMEYAIPLESVPEALREIRAMLDRRRFRVSFPIEVRAAAADDLMLSTATGRRSGYIAVHRYHRDDPADSAAYFADVESILTGLGGRPHWGKMHTRDAEYLRSVYPRFDEFLAVRDRYDPARVFANDYLRRVLGD encoded by the coding sequence ATGCTTTCTGTGAGCGGGACATCGACTGCCACCGGACACACCTGGCGCAACTGGGGCGGCACCGCGTCGTGCACACCGGGCCGGGTGGTGCGTCCCACGAGCGTGGACGCGATCGCCGGCATCGTGCGGGAGACCGCCGAGCGGGGAGGCACGGTCAAGACCGTCGGCGCCGGGCACAGCTTCTCCCCCATCGCCGTCGCCGACGACGTCCAGCTCGAGCTCTCGGGCCTGCGAGGCCTGGCCGGAGTCGACGGGCGGCGGGTGACGCTGCACGCCGGCACCCATCTGCACGAGATCCCGTCGCTGCTGGCACCTCGGGGCCTGGCGATGGCCAATCTCGGCGACGTCGACCGGCAGACCATCGCCGGGGCGACCTCCACCGGAACCCATGGAACCGGACTGGCTTTCGGGGGCATCAGCACCCAGATCGCCGGCGTCACACTCGTCGACGGCACCGGCGAGATCGTGACGGTCGGTCCCGACGATCCCGATCTGCCCGCTGTCGCACTGGGTCTCGGCGCACTGGGGGTGCTCGTCGAGATCACGCTCGACTGCGTCGACAACTTCCGGCTGCACGCCGTGGAGGGACCGTCGTCGGCAGATGACGCGGTCGCCGGATTCCTCGACCGTGTCGCCGACGCCGACCACCACGAGTTCTACATCTTCCCGCACACCAATTGCGCACTGGTCAAGACCAACACGCGCCTGAGCACCGATGCCCCGATCACCGGACCGACGCGGTTCCGCCGCTACGTCGACGACGAGTTGTTGAGCAACAAGGTCTTTCGAGTTCTGTGCGAGATCGGCGTCCGCGTGCCGCGTCTGGTCCCGGCCATCAACGCGGTGGCCGGCCGCACGCTGTCGGCACGAGAACTCACCGACACGTCGACCAAGATCTTCGTCTCCGACCGCGATGTGCGCTTCCGCGAGATGGAGTACGCGATCCCGCTCGAGTCGGTGCCCGAGGCCCTGCGTGAGATCCGGGCGATGCTCGACCGGCGCCGGTTCCGCGTCAGTTTCCCGATCGAGGTGCGCGCCGCAGCGGCCGACGACCTGATGCTCTCTACGGCCACCGGACGCCGCAGCGGTTACATCGCCGTGCACCGCTACCACCGCGACGACCCGGCCGACTCCGCCGCGTACTTCGCCGACGTCGAGTCGATCCTCACCGGCTTGGGCGGGCGCCCGCACTGGGGCAAGATGCACACCCGCGACGCCGAGTATTTGCGCAGCGTCTACCCGCGGTTCGACGAGTTCCTCGCGGTGCGCGACAGGTACGACCCGGCGCGTGTGTTCGCGAACGACTACCTGCGACGGGTTCTGGGCGACTGA
- a CDS encoding XdhC family protein, whose protein sequence is MRDILPDLLAVLGGADARPVALCRVIATSGSAPREIGASMIVTEDATVIGSVSGGCVESALVHTALQVLADGVAVVEQFGIEDPRDPAPGLTCGGQIDVAVERIEPTPERLGQLQRLAEALAADEPIAVASTLTALPEWYLATEASRPPWRRLDHDVADMLATGRSGVIGIDDCEVTDPDAATDDRPRTFVQSFAPTARLILVGANDFVRSLSSLGSMLGMRVTVVDARPVFATRERFPDADEVIVGWPDRYLAEQIRDRQIGSTTALCVMTHDTKFDVPTLRTAVQSSTFGFIGALGSRRTAADRNRRLRDEGVDEEQLSRLRSPLGLDLGGHTPAEVAVAIAAQLIAERHGAPAEPLYEGAGPIHRR, encoded by the coding sequence ATGCGCGACATCCTGCCCGACCTGCTCGCCGTCCTCGGCGGCGCAGACGCGCGTCCGGTCGCTCTGTGTCGGGTCATCGCGACCTCCGGCTCCGCGCCGCGTGAGATCGGGGCGTCGATGATCGTGACCGAGGACGCCACCGTCATCGGCTCGGTGTCCGGCGGCTGCGTCGAATCCGCGCTGGTCCACACCGCGCTGCAGGTCCTGGCCGACGGGGTCGCGGTCGTCGAACAGTTCGGCATCGAGGACCCGCGTGATCCCGCGCCCGGTCTGACCTGCGGCGGTCAGATCGACGTCGCCGTCGAACGTATCGAGCCGACACCGGAACGGCTCGGTCAGCTCCAACGCCTCGCGGAGGCTCTCGCGGCCGACGAACCGATCGCCGTGGCGTCGACCCTCACTGCTCTCCCGGAGTGGTATCTCGCAACCGAGGCCTCGCGACCGCCGTGGCGGCGTCTCGACCATGATGTCGCCGACATGCTCGCAACGGGACGCAGCGGCGTCATCGGCATCGACGACTGCGAGGTCACCGACCCCGACGCCGCCACCGATGACCGGCCGCGCACCTTCGTCCAGTCGTTCGCCCCGACGGCACGCTTGATCCTGGTGGGCGCGAACGATTTCGTGCGCTCGCTGAGTTCGCTGGGCTCGATGCTCGGGATGCGCGTCACCGTCGTCGACGCCCGGCCGGTGTTCGCGACCCGGGAGCGGTTCCCCGATGCCGACGAGGTGATCGTCGGATGGCCGGATCGCTATCTCGCCGAACAGATCCGGGACCGGCAGATAGGTTCGACCACCGCGTTGTGCGTGATGACCCACGACACCAAGTTCGACGTGCCGACACTCCGCACCGCGGTGCAGTCGTCGACCTTCGGTTTCATCGGCGCTCTCGGATCACGTCGCACGGCGGCCGACCGCAACCGGCGCCTGCGCGACGAAGGTGTCGACGAGGAACAGCTCTCACGTCTGCGTTCACCGCTCGGCCTCGATCTCGGCGGGCACACACCCGCCGAGGTCGCGGTGGCCATTGCGGCGCAACTGATCGCCGAGCGGCATGGCGCACCGGCAGAGCCGCTCTACGAGGGCGCCGGCCCGATACACCGACGCTGA
- a CDS encoding enoyl-CoA hydratase, producing MIHSTTDGAVVTIELDRIDKRNALNEEMLTGLADAFGAAVEAGARAIVVTGRGPVFSAGADLSGPVYDPGFLDKLVSTLHRIESTPVPVIAALNGSAIGGGLQLAMAADLRVMAPDAIAAIPAARLGVAVDEWTIRRLVSLVGAGQARGMLIGCDPLNADRAHTLGFANRIGDLADAQHWASTIADLAPLTLQHYKLVLNGDGARDTAPEDRVAAMVRAWQSDDMAEGRAARTEKRPPRFVGH from the coding sequence ATGATTCACTCCACCACCGACGGCGCCGTCGTCACCATCGAGCTGGACCGCATCGACAAGCGCAATGCGCTCAACGAGGAGATGCTGACCGGCCTCGCCGACGCGTTCGGTGCCGCGGTCGAGGCGGGTGCGCGGGCCATCGTGGTGACCGGACGCGGACCGGTGTTCAGCGCGGGTGCCGACCTGTCCGGGCCGGTGTACGACCCGGGCTTCCTCGACAAGCTGGTGTCGACGCTGCATCGCATCGAGTCGACGCCGGTGCCGGTCATCGCGGCGCTCAACGGTTCTGCGATCGGCGGTGGACTCCAGCTGGCGATGGCCGCCGATCTCCGCGTCATGGCGCCCGACGCGATCGCTGCCATCCCGGCCGCCAGACTCGGCGTCGCAGTGGACGAATGGACCATCCGCCGACTGGTGTCGCTGGTCGGCGCCGGACAGGCGCGCGGCATGCTCATCGGCTGCGACCCGCTGAACGCCGACCGCGCCCACACCCTCGGATTCGCCAACCGCATCGGCGATCTCGCCGACGCCCAGCACTGGGCGTCGACCATCGCCGACCTCGCTCCGCTCACCCTGCAGCACTACAAGCTGGTCCTCAACGGCGACGGCGCGCGAGACACCGCACCCGAGGACCGGGTCGCCGCGATGGTGCGCGCCTGGCAGAGCGACGACATGGCCGAGGGTCGTGCCGCACGAACCGAGAAGCGACCGCCGAGGTTCGTGGGTCACTGA
- a CDS encoding helix-turn-helix transcriptional regulator, whose translation MSPIRRGEKLPIYNRIGVLRAERQMSRAELANLVGINVQSVGALERGDNYPSLDLAFRICDVFDLPVEAVFSRTPFGAMSAELYRRDTQKAANGSPTNDTGGES comes from the coding sequence GTGAGTCCAATACGCCGTGGGGAAAAGCTCCCCATCTACAACCGCATCGGCGTCCTGCGTGCGGAACGGCAGATGTCGCGGGCCGAGCTCGCAAACCTCGTCGGCATCAACGTCCAGTCCGTCGGCGCACTCGAGCGGGGCGACAACTACCCCAGCCTCGACCTCGCGTTCCGTATCTGCGACGTCTTCGACCTCCCTGTCGAAGCCGTGTTCAGCCGAACCCCGTTCGGCGCCATGTCGGCCGAGCTCTACCGGCGCGATACGCAGAAGGCCGCGAACGGCTCACCCACCAACGACACCGGAGGTGAATCATGA